GGCCTTCGGCATTCGGTAAGATCTCGCCGTCACCCACGGCAAATTTGGTAATATTTATTTTTAACCCGGTGCCAATCGCATTTTTTACTTTCGCGCGGCCCGCTGGGGTTAACATGGTCCAATAATTAGGTTGAGCCATAGGATTAAAACTCCTGGTAAGGTTTTTTGACAAATATTAGGGAGCTGCTCAGGTCAAGCCTGCTCAAAAGCAGGTAAAATTTTGATCTCATTTAACGTGCTGACGGCGCTTGCCAATGTGAAAGTCGCATCACTGCTCAGCTCGCTGGCATACCAGGGCTGGACAGTCACGGTTGAGCTGCCAAGCTGGGCCATCGCCAAAAGCGGCGATGCCTTAGCCGTTAAATTCAAAGACAGGCTGTAATGGGCGGAGCCGCGTTTATTGCTGCTGACCGAGTCATGTATCTGCTCAATTAAAACCGGCGTAATCCCCTGCTCTGAAACATCAACTGCTATGGCAAAGGTTCCGGGTTCGGCATTGGGCTCAACTTCGAACCATTCGTGAATATGGCTGTTAAGTTGCAGCGGCTCCAGCGCTTTTTCGATGGCATAGCGGGTGCCCTGGTAACTATGTACTTTAAACGAGTTGGCAATCACGCCGCGCCGGGTTGATTCAGGCCAGCTATCGTCCCAGTTCTTAACCCCGTTAGCCCAGGCAAGCCAGGGCAACAGGGGCTCGGGACAGGATTCCGGCTGCCAAAGCCTGGTTATTTCAACAGCCGGCAGATTATCGGCACTGAAACCGATATTCATCACTTGCTCCAGCTGATATTCAAGCTCGCTGGCATTGGCCGGCAAACTGCTGATATTAACCGTACCGCCGGAGGATAAATCAAGATCAGACATTATTTACCTCGGTCAGGATAATATCGCTGCAATAGGCAACCTGATCGCTGGCAACCTGGATATCCTGTGTCGGCTGAAGCAGGTTAACGCTGTCGACCCCCGCCTGGTTCAAAGCGGTATATATACCCAATAAGGTCACTTTTTTGCCTAAAGTCTGGTTTTCCCGGGTATAGGCTTGCAGGGCCGAATGCACCAAAGCCAAAGTATTTTCCTTGCCCGGCCCGGCCAGCAGGGAAATCTCTGCCCGGATCTGGTAGCTTTGCACCCCGGCGCTTTTAATGGTGAGGCGATCCCCCAGCGGCCTGACGCCGTGCTCAGGTTCATCACTCCCCGTTTGCGCCAGCAAGGCTGAACCGTCGTCGCTGAGGCCGAAATAATTACGCACTTTAGCCAGCAACTCATCACTGGCGCTGCCGTCGCCGTTTTCCTTACTGAGGATCGTCAGCACGATATCGCTCGGCTGCGGGCTGACCACATCGGCGTCCGTCACCCGGCTGTCGGCACTTAACGCATGAAAAATGTAGCTGTTTTCACTGCCGGCGGTATTAAGGCCGTTAAAGGCCATCTGGATGCGCCGGCGGTAGCTGGTATCGTCTTCAAGAATTTGCGGCGTCACAGGGATTGTGCTGTCATCGGCTTCCTGCACCACCAGGCGCCCGACATTGTAACGGGCGCCGATATTATCGAGATCCGCTCCTGTGGCCGAAGCCAGCATATTAGCGCGGGTAGCGTCATTGATTTGCGCCCGCAATAACAACTCGCGGTAGGCAAAGCTTTGCAGTAACACTGCCATAGGCTCGGATTCAAGCGCGAGCACTTCCCGGTAATCCGGGTTGATCGCCAGCAGCTGGTCTTTCAGCTGTTGGTAAATACTTTCAAAATCAAGCGCCTCAATAATATCCGGCACAGGCACCCGGGACAGGTCCAATAAATTATAAGCTGACATAAAAGTTCTTAACGGGAAAAGGTTTAACAACTGAGCCAGAAATGGCTGCTAGCGGGAATGACTCAAAAACAATAAGTTTGGTTCGACTGAATCAAGCGATCAAACCTGAGCCGGAGTCGTTTTCAGCAAAGAGTATCACCTACAACGGAATATAGCCGACCGATACTTGCTCGGCCAGCTTAGACACATGATACCCTTTTCCCTGGATTACAACAGGTCAAGTTTGGCCGCTTGGCTTAAACCGGAAACCACCTAAGGTGTGAGCCGGTATAACTCCACCATTTCGGGAGCTTCCTGATTCGCCCATTCCAGGCAGGCATCGAT
This genomic window from Thalassomonas viridans contains:
- a CDS encoding phage tail protein I, giving the protein MSDLDLSSGGTVNISSLPANASELEYQLEQVMNIGFSADNLPAVEITRLWQPESCPEPLLPWLAWANGVKNWDDSWPESTRRGVIANSFKVHSYQGTRYAIEKALEPLQLNSHIHEWFEVEPNAEPGTFAIAVDVSEQGITPVLIEQIHDSVSSNKRGSAHYSLSLNLTAKASPLLAMAQLGSSTVTVQPWYASELSSDATFTLASAVSTLNEIKILPAFEQA
- a CDS encoding baseplate assembly protein, whose protein sequence is MSAYNLLDLSRVPVPDIIEALDFESIYQQLKDQLLAINPDYREVLALESEPMAVLLQSFAYRELLLRAQINDATRANMLASATGADLDNIGARYNVGRLVVQEADDSTIPVTPQILEDDTSYRRRIQMAFNGLNTAGSENSYIFHALSADSRVTDADVVSPQPSDIVLTILSKENGDGSASDELLAKVRNYFGLSDDGSALLAQTGSDEPEHGVRPLGDRLTIKSAGVQSYQIRAEISLLAGPGKENTLALVHSALQAYTRENQTLGKKVTLLGIYTALNQAGVDSVNLLQPTQDIQVASDQVAYCSDIILTEVNNV